A portion of the Flavobacterium limnophilum genome contains these proteins:
- a CDS encoding rhodanese-related sulfurtransferase: protein MQLYNTLSAEERAELIDQAGKQRLTLSFYAYAKIEDPKKFRDDLFIAWNALDALGRIYVAHEGINAQMNVPAENFEAFRETLEVYDFMKGIRLNVAVEHDDHAFLKLTIKVRHKIVADGLNDATFDVTNKGIHLKAKEFNEILDDPNTIVVDFRNHYESEVGHFKGAITPDVETFRESLPIINEQLQDHKEDKNLVMYCTGGIRCEKASAYFKHQGFKNVFQLEGGIINYAKQIEAEGLESKFIGKNFVFDNRLGERITDDIVSQCHQCGKPCDNHTNCANDGCHLLFIQCDECKAAMENCCSTECLEITHLSLVEQVKLRTGKQVGNKVFRKGKSESLKFKNSGELTDTALATASKPTDIRQKIKVKKTLLGKVEHYYVKAQVGLFIIENQELNSGDKILISGPTTGNQEMVLDKMMVNGTENTMAKIGDKVTFAVPFRIRLSDKLFKIIG from the coding sequence ATGCAACTGTATAACACCTTAAGCGCAGAAGAAAGAGCCGAGCTGATTGATCAAGCCGGCAAACAACGCCTTACGTTGTCTTTCTATGCGTATGCCAAAATTGAAGATCCAAAAAAATTTCGCGACGATTTGTTTATTGCCTGGAATGCACTCGATGCGCTGGGTCGAATTTATGTAGCCCACGAAGGCATCAACGCCCAAATGAATGTTCCTGCAGAAAATTTCGAAGCTTTCAGGGAAACTTTGGAAGTTTATGATTTCATGAAAGGCATTCGCCTGAATGTAGCCGTAGAACATGACGATCACGCCTTTTTGAAACTAACCATCAAAGTGCGCCACAAGATTGTTGCCGACGGTCTCAACGACGCAACTTTTGACGTAACCAACAAAGGAATTCACTTAAAAGCCAAGGAATTCAACGAAATTCTTGATGATCCAAACACCATCGTCGTGGATTTTAGAAATCATTACGAAAGTGAAGTCGGCCATTTCAAAGGAGCCATCACTCCCGATGTTGAAACTTTTAGAGAGAGTTTACCCATAATAAACGAACAACTTCAAGACCACAAAGAAGATAAAAACCTGGTAATGTATTGCACCGGCGGCATTCGATGCGAGAAAGCAAGTGCTTATTTCAAACATCAGGGTTTCAAAAATGTGTTCCAATTAGAAGGCGGCATCATCAATTACGCCAAACAAATTGAAGCAGAAGGATTGGAAAGCAAGTTCATTGGAAAGAATTTTGTTTTTGATAATCGTTTGGGCGAAAGAATTACGGACGATATTGTTTCGCAATGCCACCAATGCGGAAAACCTTGCGACAATCACACCAATTGTGCCAACGACGGATGCCATTTGTTATTCATTCAATGTGACGAATGCAAAGCAGCTATGGAAAATTGCTGTTCTACGGAATGTCTTGAAATTACCCATTTATCATTGGTCGAACAAGTGAAATTAAGAACCGGAAAACAAGTCGGAAATAAAGTTTTCAGAAAAGGAAAGTCCGAAAGTTTGAAATTCAAAAACTCTGGAGAGTTGACGGATACGGCTTTGGCCACGGCTTCAAAACCAACTGATATTCGCCAGAAAATAAAAGTAAAAAAGACATTGCTTGGCAAAGTGGAGCATTATTACGTAAAAGCACAAGTAGGCCTTTTCATCATCGAAAACCAAGAATTGAATTCGGGTGACAAAATCCTGATCTCGGGACCAACCACCGGAAACCAGGAAATGGTTTTGGACAAAATGATGGTCAACGGAACCGAAAACACGATGGCTAAAATTGGCGACAAAGTAACATTTGCAGTACCTTTCAGAATTCGATTGTCTGATAAATTATTTAAAATCATCGGATAA
- a CDS encoding ion channel: MKESLWSKFSEMISTNDKENKSSLANGILLFFTLVTVFVIPICPIQYLEFLFTCSVTGIVVFSVLSLKQNHKFIRSFAVFSLMVIWSSYFVDTTFFRLGFRFINFFFFLYLVFSLIKQISSISTVTFKVIVDSITGYLLLGFAFSLIVTAISLTIPGAYSASINGDLETKFIEPIQNNIYYTFMTFTTTGYGDIVPIHPFSKSLSVLIGVSGQLYVAIIISMLVGKYASSKKSEK; this comes from the coding sequence ATGAAAGAATCCCTTTGGTCAAAATTTAGTGAAATGATTTCGACGAACGATAAAGAAAATAAATCCAGTTTAGCCAATGGCATTCTTTTGTTCTTTACGCTTGTCACGGTTTTTGTTATTCCGATTTGCCCGATACAATATCTTGAATTCCTTTTCACGTGTTCCGTTACGGGTATAGTTGTTTTTTCGGTTTTGTCATTAAAACAGAACCATAAATTCATAAGAAGTTTTGCCGTTTTTTCATTGATGGTAATCTGGAGTTCCTATTTTGTTGACACGACTTTTTTTAGGTTGGGCTTTCGATTTATTAATTTCTTTTTCTTTTTATATCTTGTTTTTAGCTTGATTAAGCAAATTTCATCCATTTCAACAGTTACTTTCAAAGTAATTGTTGATTCCATTACGGGGTATCTTTTATTGGGATTTGCATTCAGCTTGATTGTGACGGCTATTTCGTTGACTATTCCGGGAGCCTATAGCGCTAGTATAAATGGGGATTTGGAAACTAAATTCATCGAACCCATCCAGAACAATATTTATTATACCTTTATGACTTTTACCACAACGGGTTATGGTGACATTGTTCCGATTCATCCATTTTCAAAATCACTTTCCGTCTTGATAGGGGTTTCGGGTCAGCTTTATGTTGCCATAATTATTTCGATGTTGGTCGGAAAATATGCTTCTTCCAAGAAATCAGAAAAATAG
- a CDS encoding efflux RND transporter periplasmic adaptor subunit: protein MKKTYFLLAILLIFMMPSCKKEAAPEMKPLEISVTEVLQQDVRLESEYTGQTFGESDIQINPRVDGVIESLNFKEGSLVTKGQLLYSIDPLPYQAKVNQAEGSLAEEEARLAKAKSDYDMMVPLAKMNAVSQRELIAAKAAYNASVASISASKASLQNARLELGYCRILAPISGLIGISKVRVGDYVRPGAASVLNTVSDLGDVRVRFTLSEQEFLRIYREVNKENSSLKGAGQSISLKLSDGSLYPQTGKISFADRQIDPTTGAITFEASFPNPDKLLRPGQYVKVGLVTDVRANAFLIPQRSVIEMQGIYQVYVLGDSSKVHMQIVKPGPAYKDGYVIEDGLKSGDKIAMGGTSLLKNGSVITPKLIQWQPGQQEAAPTK, encoded by the coding sequence ATGAAAAAAACGTACTTTTTACTGGCAATATTATTAATTTTCATGATGCCGTCGTGCAAAAAGGAAGCAGCTCCAGAGATGAAGCCACTTGAAATTTCGGTTACCGAAGTCTTACAGCAAGATGTAAGACTGGAATCTGAATATACAGGGCAAACGTTCGGAGAATCGGACATTCAAATTAATCCCAGAGTGGATGGCGTTATTGAAAGTCTTAATTTCAAAGAGGGAAGTTTGGTAACCAAAGGTCAGTTGCTATACTCCATCGATCCACTTCCTTATCAAGCTAAAGTAAATCAGGCAGAAGGTTCATTGGCAGAGGAAGAAGCTCGATTAGCAAAAGCCAAATCAGACTATGACATGATGGTTCCCTTGGCCAAAATGAATGCAGTGAGTCAAAGAGAATTAATAGCTGCAAAAGCGGCTTATAATGCTTCGGTAGCTTCGATAAGTGCTTCTAAGGCAAGTTTGCAAAACGCAAGATTAGAATTAGGCTATTGCAGAATATTAGCGCCAATATCCGGATTAATTGGAATTTCAAAAGTAAGAGTAGGCGATTATGTTCGTCCTGGAGCAGCTTCGGTTTTAAATACGGTTTCTGATTTGGGGGATGTTAGGGTTCGTTTTACTTTAAGTGAGCAAGAATTTCTTCGTATTTATAGAGAAGTCAATAAGGAAAATTCATCATTAAAAGGAGCTGGGCAATCCATTTCACTAAAATTGTCAGATGGCTCACTTTATCCACAAACCGGAAAGATTAGTTTTGCCGACAGACAAATTGATCCTACAACTGGAGCAATTACATTTGAGGCATCATTCCCAAACCCTGATAAATTATTGCGACCAGGTCAATATGTAAAAGTTGGATTGGTTACTGATGTTCGTGCTAATGCATTTCTAATTCCGCAACGATCAGTAATTGAAATGCAAGGTATATACCAAGTATATGTTTTGGGTGATAGTAGTAAAGTTCATATGCAAATTGTTAAACCAGGACCCGCCTATAAAGATGGTTATGTTATTGAAGATGGTTTGAAATCGGGTGATAAAATTGCAATGGGCGGTACTTCTTTGTTAAAAAATGGAAGTGTTATTACTCCAAAACTAATCCAATGGCAGCCAGGTCAGCAAGAAGCAGCGCCAACTAAATAA
- a CDS encoding ZIP family metal transporter, translating into MINAFIWGLLATSSLILGGIIAIRFALSNRTIGIIMGFGAGTLISAISYELIFEAVKLARGTGFPAAGLFVGAATFFFSDKLIGNFGADNRLKVGASKSSSLVIPMVLAIILDGVPESIVIGLGIFEGGKVSLAILVAVFISNLPEAIAGSSGMKEGGWSRKKIVLLWVFISLFCALATVAGFALFSGASKEWLSFIQAFAGGAILMMLANSMIPEAYEHGGKLAGVFTVLGFFVSVCVVVYENL; encoded by the coding sequence GTGATAAATGCATTTATTTGGGGCTTACTTGCCACTTCTTCCTTAATTTTAGGAGGAATTATTGCAATACGGTTTGCTTTAAGCAATCGCACGATAGGGATAATTATGGGTTTTGGTGCAGGCACATTAATTTCGGCAATTTCATACGAATTAATTTTTGAAGCGGTAAAACTTGCCAGAGGTACCGGTTTTCCTGCAGCTGGACTTTTTGTAGGTGCGGCCACATTTTTTTTCTCCGACAAGTTGATTGGGAATTTCGGGGCGGACAATCGGTTGAAAGTAGGGGCGTCCAAGAGTTCGAGTTTGGTAATTCCCATGGTGCTGGCCATTATTCTTGATGGAGTGCCGGAATCCATTGTCATTGGTTTGGGTATTTTTGAAGGAGGAAAGGTAAGCTTGGCCATATTGGTGGCTGTTTTTATTTCCAATCTTCCAGAAGCGATTGCTGGTTCCTCAGGCATGAAAGAAGGGGGATGGAGTCGAAAAAAAATAGTATTGCTGTGGGTATTCATTTCTTTGTTTTGTGCATTGGCAACAGTTGCCGGTTTTGCTCTTTTCAGTGGTGCATCCAAGGAGTGGCTTTCGTTCATCCAGGCATTTGCTGGAGGAGCCATCTTGATGATGCTTGCCAACTCTATGATTCCCGAAGCATATGAACATGGAGGTAAACTGGCTGGTGTTTTTACCGTGCTTGGTTTCTTTGTTTCGGTTTGTGTGGTGGTTTACGAAAATTTATGA
- a CDS encoding polyphosphate kinase 2 family protein, with product MAKNNKNNSNDSDSNPMNLSQLSKKAIIERAKKFSKQYCVGNGDGFKLKDYETKASFNLGDEGKPLVKETLEIGVNALAAMQDILYAQDKWSLLIIFQAMDAAGKDGAIKHVMSGVNPQGCQVSSFKAPSSEELDHDFLWRCQKHLPERGRIGIFNRSYYEEVLVVRVHEAILKAQKLPEKLITKDIWEDRFQDIRNFEKYLNRNGTIVIKFFLNVSKDEQKERFIERVDDPDKNWKFSATDAKERGYWKDYMHAYEELIKNTSTEKSPWYVIPADNKSYARIAIASAIINALDEMDLEYPTVSDEKLAELQAVKKALLEEK from the coding sequence ATGGCAAAAAATAATAAAAATAATTCGAATGATTCGGATTCAAATCCAATGAATTTAAGCCAATTAAGCAAAAAAGCAATTATTGAACGTGCCAAAAAATTCTCGAAACAGTATTGTGTCGGCAACGGCGATGGTTTTAAACTTAAAGATTATGAAACCAAAGCCAGTTTCAATTTAGGAGATGAAGGAAAACCATTGGTCAAAGAAACTTTGGAAATAGGCGTTAATGCCTTGGCTGCCATGCAGGATATTTTGTATGCCCAAGACAAATGGTCGTTGCTCATTATTTTTCAAGCCATGGATGCTGCAGGAAAAGACGGCGCCATCAAGCATGTAATGTCTGGAGTAAATCCACAAGGCTGCCAAGTTTCCTCATTCAAAGCGCCCAGTTCGGAAGAATTGGACCATGATTTTTTGTGGCGTTGCCAAAAACACTTGCCCGAACGAGGACGCATCGGCATTTTTAATCGTTCCTATTACGAAGAAGTGTTGGTGGTTCGAGTGCATGAGGCGATTTTGAAAGCCCAGAAACTTCCTGAAAAATTGATAACCAAAGACATTTGGGAAGATCGTTTTCAAGACATTCGCAACTTTGAAAAATATTTGAATAGAAACGGCACCATCGTCATCAAATTTTTCCTGAACGTCTCCAAAGACGAACAAAAAGAACGCTTCATAGAACGTGTGGACGACCCCGACAAAAACTGGAAATTCAGTGCCACAGATGCCAAGGAAAGAGGCTATTGGAAAGACTATATGCATGCCTACGAAGAGTTAATCAAAAATACTTCAACCGAAAAATCGCCTTGGTACGTGATTCCTGCCGACAATAAATCATACGCCCGAATCGCGATTGCCTCGGCCATCATCAACGCCTTGGACGAAATGGACTTGGAATACCCAACGGTAAGCGATGAAAAATTAGCCGAATTACAAGCCGTAAAAAAAGCCCTGCTCGAAGAAAAATAA
- a CDS encoding gliding motility lipoprotein GldH yields the protein MRIKNSALLLLVVILFFSCDKKRVFDEYKSVGTAWHKDSIVTFDLPELDSTKRYNLFVNLRDNNDYPFNNLFLIVALEMPNGFTKVDTLEYQMANPDGSLMGDGFTDIKESKLFYKEKVRFRGKYKVHIKQAVRENGKVPGVQALEGITDVGFRIEKID from the coding sequence ATGAGAATAAAGAATAGTGCATTACTGCTTTTGGTCGTGATACTCTTTTTTTCATGCGATAAAAAAAGGGTTTTTGACGAATACAAATCCGTGGGAACTGCGTGGCACAAAGACAGTATTGTAACTTTTGATTTACCAGAATTGGATTCGACAAAACGATACAATTTATTCGTAAATTTGAGAGACAACAACGATTATCCGTTCAATAATCTCTTTTTGATTGTGGCACTGGAAATGCCCAACGGCTTCACGAAAGTGGATACATTGGAATATCAAATGGCGAATCCAGACGGTTCCCTAATGGGGGATGGATTCACGGACATCAAGGAAAGCAAACTTTTCTATAAAGAGAAAGTGAGATTTAGAGGAAAATACAAAGTACACATCAAACAAGCCGTCAGAGAAAACGGAAAAGTTCCCGGAGTACAAGCTTTAGAAGGAATTACCGATGTAGGTTTCAGAATAGAAAAAATAGATTAA
- a CDS encoding PSP1 domain-containing protein, whose amino-acid sequence MACTSCSTSDGGAPKGCKNNGTCGTDSCNKLTVFDWLSNMSLPNGEAPFDCVEVRFKNGRKEFYRNTEKLTLSMGDIVATEASPGHDIGIVTLTGELVRIQMKKKGVNHTSADVAKVYRKASQKDIDIWSNARNKEEPMKVRARELAIAQKLEMKISDIEFQGDGSKATFYYTANDRVDFRLLIKDFAKEFSTRVEMKQVGLRQEAARLGGIGSCGRELCCSTWLTDFRSVNTSAARYQQLSLNPQKLAGQCGKLKCCLNYELDTYMDALKGFPSMDTKLVTEKGDAVCQKQDIFKGMMWFAYTNDFANWHMLKIEQVNEIIAENKLKNKVASLEDYSIEVVQEPEKHFNNAMGQESLTRFDQPKKKKKPNKKRKPGGENIIVANKNSDNKPNDNTNGNKPNNNNNNNNNKPNNNKRPNNNSKPNNSKPNNSKPNVAKPNVAKPNVAGDKKPAVPRKPIIITKNENKE is encoded by the coding sequence ATGGCATGTACAAGTTGTTCAACTTCTGATGGTGGCGCACCAAAGGGTTGCAAAAATAATGGGACTTGCGGCACCGACAGCTGCAACAAATTAACGGTTTTCGACTGGCTTTCGAACATGAGTTTGCCCAATGGCGAAGCTCCGTTTGACTGTGTCGAAGTGCGTTTCAAGAACGGAAGAAAAGAGTTTTACCGCAATACCGAAAAACTGACTTTAAGCATGGGTGACATTGTCGCCACCGAAGCTTCTCCGGGTCACGACATCGGAATTGTGACGCTAACCGGCGAGTTGGTTCGCATCCAAATGAAGAAAAAAGGAGTCAATCACACCAGTGCCGACGTTGCCAAAGTGTATAGAAAAGCATCCCAAAAAGACATCGATATTTGGTCAAATGCCCGCAACAAAGAGGAACCAATGAAGGTTCGCGCACGAGAATTGGCCATTGCCCAAAAACTGGAAATGAAAATTTCCGACATCGAATTTCAAGGCGATGGATCGAAAGCCACTTTCTATTACACGGCCAATGACAGAGTCGATTTCAGACTTTTGATCAAGGATTTTGCCAAAGAATTCAGTACCAGGGTCGAGATGAAACAAGTGGGTCTTCGCCAAGAAGCCGCTCGTTTGGGAGGCATTGGATCTTGCGGAAGAGAATTGTGTTGTTCCACTTGGCTAACTGATTTTAGAAGCGTGAATACCTCGGCAGCTCGTTACCAACAATTGTCCTTGAACCCACAAAAATTGGCAGGTCAATGCGGAAAATTGAAATGCTGCCTGAATTATGAATTAGATACTTACATGGATGCCTTGAAAGGTTTTCCGAGCATGGATACCAAATTAGTAACCGAAAAAGGAGATGCCGTTTGCCAAAAACAAGACATTTTCAAAGGAATGATGTGGTTTGCCTACACCAATGATTTTGCCAATTGGCACATGCTTAAAATAGAGCAAGTCAACGAAATTATTGCCGAAAACAAACTCAAAAACAAGGTGGCTTCATTGGAAGATTATTCAATCGAGGTGGTTCAAGAACCCGAAAAGCATTTTAACAATGCCATGGGTCAGGAAAGTTTAACCCGTTTTGACCAACCCAAGAAAAAGAAAAAACCAAACAAAAAACGCAAACCGGGCGGAGAAAATATTATCGTTGCCAACAAAAACAGTGACAACAAACCCAACGATAACACAAACGGGAACAAGCCAAACAATAATAATAATAATAATAATAATAAGCCAAACAACAACAAAAGGCCAAACAATAATTCTAAACCCAATAATTCCAAACCCAATAATTCCAAACCCAATGTTGCCAAACCCAATGTTGCCAAACCCAATGTTGCCGGAGACAAAAAACCTGCTGTACCAAGAAAACCAATAATTATCACCAAAAATGAGAATAAAGAATAG
- a CDS encoding peptidase U32 family protein yields the protein MTTNNKIELMAPAGNFESLQAGLDNGADSVYFGVEQLNMRARATVNFTMEDLPEIARRCEAKNVRSYLTLNTIIYDHDLSVVKTLLAKAKEANITAVIASDQAVIAMARGIGMEVHISTQLNVTNIETIKFYSLFADTMVLSRELSLRQVKNITAQIEKEQIKGPNGNLVEIEIFGHGALCMAVSGKCYLSLHSQNSSANRGACKQNCRKKYTVIDQETGFEIELDNEYMMSPKDLCTLDFLDQVIDSGIQVLKIEGRGRAPEYVATVIKTYREAIDSYYEGTFTKEKVSVWMEALNTVYNRGFWSGYYLGQELGEWSDVSGSAATQKKVYVGKGTHFFPKAEIGQFKIEAYDIKIGDKILVTGPSTGAQEMIIEEMYVNDVTAEKATKGDDCTFKLPFRIRMSDKLYKIVEA from the coding sequence ATGACAACAAACAATAAGATAGAATTAATGGCTCCAGCAGGAAACTTCGAGTCATTACAAGCAGGATTAGACAACGGAGCCGATTCCGTTTACTTCGGAGTAGAACAATTGAACATGCGCGCTCGCGCCACCGTCAATTTCACGATGGAAGATTTGCCGGAAATTGCCCGTCGTTGCGAAGCCAAAAACGTTCGAAGTTATCTAACATTGAACACCATCATTTACGACCACGATTTATCGGTGGTGAAAACATTATTGGCCAAAGCCAAAGAAGCCAATATCACGGCAGTAATTGCTTCCGACCAAGCTGTAATTGCGATGGCAAGAGGCATCGGGATGGAAGTCCATATTTCGACCCAACTGAATGTGACGAATATCGAAACCATCAAATTCTACAGCTTATTTGCCGACACAATGGTTTTGTCTCGCGAATTGAGTTTACGTCAAGTAAAAAACATTACCGCACAAATCGAGAAAGAACAAATCAAGGGACCAAACGGCAACTTGGTGGAAATAGAAATCTTTGGTCATGGTGCATTGTGCATGGCGGTTTCGGGAAAATGTTATTTGAGTTTACATTCTCAAAATTCATCTGCAAATCGTGGTGCCTGCAAGCAAAATTGTCGCAAAAAATATACTGTTATCGACCAAGAAACCGGTTTCGAAATCGAATTGGACAACGAATACATGATGTCGCCGAAAGATTTATGCACGCTGGATTTCTTGGATCAAGTAATTGATTCCGGCATTCAAGTCTTGAAAATCGAAGGTCGTGGTCGTGCTCCAGAATATGTGGCAACGGTAATAAAAACCTACCGTGAAGCCATCGACAGTTATTATGAAGGCACTTTTACCAAAGAAAAAGTAAGTGTTTGGATGGAAGCCTTAAATACGGTTTACAATCGTGGTTTTTGGTCAGGCTATTATTTGGGCCAGGAATTGGGCGAATGGAGCGATGTTTCCGGTTCGGCGGCGACCCAAAAGAAAGTATATGTTGGAAAAGGAACCCATTTTTTCCCGAAAGCCGAAATTGGACAATTCAAGATTGAAGCTTACGACATCAAGATTGGCGATAAAATTCTGGTTACCGGTCCAAGCACGGGAGCACAAGAAATGATTATCGAGGAAATGTACGTGAATGACGTGACGGCAGAAAAAGCCACGAAAGGAGACGATTGCACTTTTAAACTGCCTTTCAGAATCCGAATGTCGGACAAATTATATAAAATCGTGGAAGCCTAA
- a CDS encoding ferredoxin, with product MVIVTLQRDKCIGCNYCVEMAPVQFQMSKKDGKSVLIKSVNAKGFFTLKSPDHTIVESCELAAKACPVKIISVKET from the coding sequence ATGGTCATTGTAACACTGCAAAGAGACAAATGCATTGGCTGCAATTATTGCGTGGAAATGGCACCCGTCCAATTTCAAATGTCCAAAAAAGACGGAAAATCAGTGTTGATTAAAAGCGTGAATGCCAAAGGATTTTTCACGCTGAAATCGCCTGACCACACCATTGTCGAAAGTTGTGAATTGGCAGCCAAAGCCTGTCCGGTGAAGATTATTTCGGTGAAAGAAACGTAA
- a CDS encoding SulP family inorganic anion transporter, giving the protein MSSVHKLFPPALWFKGYNKKTLKGDFTAGITLAAYGIPVSLAYATLAGLPPEYGIYGYLLGGFFYALLGTSKQLAIGPTSAISLLIGTTIADMANGDVQRWADIASLTALVFAVLALLAYLLRLSGIINFISETVLVGFKAGAALTIGLTQLPKLFGVNGGGENFLERIIALIQQLPETNSSVLIFGIAAIVILIFGEKIAPGKPVAIIIVIISIFLITTTSLGLQGISTVGRIPSGLPEFHLPSLRFRDIDGVFPLAMACFLLSYIESVSAARTLAQKNGYFIDPRQELLALGIANAAVALGQGYPVAGGLSQSAVNDTAGAKTSLSLVFASAAIAFCLLFLTDMLQYLPNVILAAIVLVAIRGLFDLKEMKHLYKINKEEFFVAMIALVGVLVFGILRGVLLAAIVTLVLLLKATSNPNVAFLGRIPGTKRYSDLERHPDNEIIESVLIVRVESAILYFNVENIKEEIWSKIDNETHPIKTVILDLNSSPHVDIAGARFLKQLFIDLKKKKIALKIAEARSEVRDTLRSENLEDLLGHISRFVSVDDLVVEATKKDS; this is encoded by the coding sequence ATGAGCTCTGTGCATAAATTGTTTCCGCCCGCGCTTTGGTTCAAAGGCTACAATAAAAAAACTTTAAAGGGAGATTTCACTGCAGGAATCACTTTGGCAGCTTATGGAATTCCTGTTTCTCTGGCCTACGCCACTTTGGCGGGATTGCCTCCTGAATACGGGATTTACGGCTATTTACTTGGCGGTTTTTTCTATGCGCTATTAGGCACAAGCAAGCAATTGGCCATTGGTCCCACATCGGCAATTTCTTTACTTATTGGAACCACAATTGCCGATATGGCCAACGGCGACGTGCAGCGATGGGCCGATATTGCTTCCCTTACCGCATTGGTATTTGCCGTTTTGGCACTTTTAGCCTATTTGCTGAGATTGAGCGGCATCATCAATTTTATTAGCGAAACGGTTTTGGTGGGTTTCAAGGCCGGTGCTGCCCTGACTATTGGTTTAACCCAATTGCCGAAATTGTTTGGCGTGAATGGAGGTGGCGAAAACTTCTTGGAACGCATAATTGCCCTAATTCAGCAACTTCCGGAAACCAATTCATCCGTATTAATTTTCGGAATTGCCGCCATTGTTATTCTGATATTTGGCGAAAAAATAGCTCCCGGAAAGCCTGTTGCCATAATAATCGTAATCATTTCCATTTTTTTAATCACTACAACTTCACTGGGACTTCAAGGCATTTCAACCGTTGGAAGAATCCCTTCAGGCTTGCCAGAATTTCATTTGCCTTCCCTTCGTTTTCGCGATATTGACGGCGTGTTTCCACTGGCAATGGCTTGTTTTTTATTGTCTTATATCGAAAGCGTTTCGGCAGCAAGAACCTTGGCACAAAAAAACGGCTATTTTATTGATCCACGACAAGAATTGTTGGCACTCGGAATTGCCAATGCGGCCGTTGCCTTGGGACAGGGTTATCCCGTTGCAGGCGGTTTGTCACAGTCTGCGGTCAATGATACTGCGGGTGCAAAAACGTCTTTGTCATTGGTATTTGCATCGGCTGCCATTGCATTTTGTCTTTTGTTTTTAACGGACATGCTTCAATATTTACCCAATGTAATTCTGGCTGCGATTGTGCTGGTCGCCATTCGGGGCTTGTTTGATTTAAAAGAAATGAAGCATTTGTACAAAATAAACAAAGAGGAATTTTTCGTGGCCATGATTGCACTCGTTGGCGTGCTTGTTTTTGGCATTCTCAGGGGAGTTTTGCTGGCGGCAATAGTGACATTGGTATTATTATTAAAAGCAACATCAAACCCAAACGTGGCATTTCTGGGGAGAATTCCAGGAACCAAACGTTATTCTGATTTAGAACGCCATCCCGACAACGAAATTATCGAAAGTGTCCTAATCGTCAGGGTCGAATCTGCCATTTTATATTTCAACGTCGAAAACATCAAGGAAGAAATTTGGTCAAAAATAGATAACGAAACCCATCCTATAAAAACGGTAATACTGGATTTGAATTCCTCTCCACACGTCGATATTGCTGGAGCACGGTTTTTAAAACAACTGTTCATCGATTTGAAAAAAAAGAAGATTGCCTTGAAAATTGCCGAAGCCCGGTCCGAAGTTCGCGACACCTTGCGCTCCGAAAATCTGGAAGACCTTTTGGGTCACATCAGCCGTTTTGTTTCCGTCGATGATTTGGTGGTTGAAGCCACAAAAAAAGATTCTTAA